A genome region from Solirubrobacter pauli includes the following:
- the mobF gene encoding MobF family relaxase, with amino-acid sequence MPRTDGQGWAGRGIRRPRFLAAAFEHRTSRAGDPQLHTHVLVANAIQRPDGQWAALDGRLIYAHAETAGYVHEAALRNALARDLAAQWEGPVNGIADIRGVPQDVLDAFSQRSHEIDAYLRQRGQASAAARQVAAVRTREAKDYGVTPAQLLPEWRDRAARLSLTPQRVQGLLGRARAEMRSPLHDERLITRLAGRDGLTRSASHSIVASGSRRSPSSRARVRRSQRSRKWRIGSWRPSTRFRSPLAPTATAPR; translated from the coding sequence GTGCCGCGGACGGACGGGCAAGGGTGGGCTGGGCGAGGGATTCGCCGGCCGCGGTTCCTCGCGGCCGCGTTCGAACACCGGACGTCGCGCGCGGGAGACCCACAGCTCCACACGCATGTCCTGGTCGCAAACGCGATCCAGCGACCGGATGGACAGTGGGCGGCGCTCGATGGTCGTCTGATCTACGCGCACGCCGAGACCGCGGGCTACGTCCACGAGGCGGCGCTTCGCAACGCACTCGCCCGGGACCTTGCCGCGCAGTGGGAGGGCCCGGTCAACGGCATCGCCGACATCCGCGGCGTCCCGCAGGACGTCCTCGACGCGTTCAGCCAGCGGAGCCACGAGATCGACGCCTACCTGCGCCAGCGCGGCCAGGCCAGCGCCGCCGCCCGCCAGGTCGCCGCCGTACGGACCCGCGAAGCCAAGGACTACGGCGTCACACCCGCGCAGCTGCTGCCGGAATGGCGAGACCGCGCGGCCCGCCTCAGTCTGACGCCGCAGCGCGTTCAGGGGTTGCTCGGTCGAGCGCGAGCCGAGATGCGCTCGCCCCTCCACGACGAGCGGTTGATCACCAGACTGGCCGGCCGTGACGGTCTGACCCGCAGCGCGTCGCACTCGATCGTCGCCTCCGGCTCCAGACGCTCGCCGAGTTCGCGCGCGAGGGTGCGACGCTCACAGCGGTCGAGGAAATGGCGGATCGGTTCCTGGCGACCGAGCACGCGATTCCGCTCACCGCTGGCGCCGACCGCAACCGCTCCGAGGTGA
- a CDS encoding toll/interleukin-1 receptor domain-containing protein, protein MALKGFWSYVHADDQAEHGRIAQLARDVAQQFEMLTGEPIELFLDQDALEWGDKWRAKIDSSLASIAFFIPVITPRYFRSAECRREFQFFARQAKAFGVTELVLPVLYVDFPGLHDEDADDDLVALIREFQWQDWSDLRFAERESGDYRRGVTKLAQRLVDANAAAEKVDAAAAAEALASSDPSSSDEELGIIDRIAAAEDAMPAWNETLEKIGLELERIRESVERGTAGFQRSDAQGKGYAGRLRVARQVATDLDAPAGDLRELGNEFASHLHTIDAGIREIIEQSGIAFDEDPSIKDEVCEFFGLVRDLARASTFALEGMQGMLKAIAPVERLSRDLRPPLRAMRQGLTSMLEGQEVTREWVALLDASPVGCDADDSTWEPPSDG, encoded by the coding sequence ATGGCGCTAAAAGGCTTCTGGTCGTACGTTCACGCTGACGATCAAGCGGAGCACGGCCGCATTGCGCAACTCGCTCGAGACGTCGCGCAGCAGTTCGAGATGCTGACCGGGGAGCCGATCGAGCTTTTCCTCGACCAAGACGCTCTCGAGTGGGGCGACAAGTGGCGCGCGAAGATCGATTCGAGCCTGGCATCGATCGCGTTTTTCATTCCGGTTATTACCCCGAGGTACTTCCGGAGCGCGGAGTGCCGGCGCGAGTTCCAATTCTTCGCACGCCAGGCGAAGGCGTTCGGCGTCACCGAGCTAGTTCTCCCAGTGCTGTACGTGGATTTCCCGGGCCTGCACGACGAGGATGCAGACGACGACTTGGTCGCCCTGATCCGAGAGTTTCAGTGGCAAGACTGGTCAGACCTGCGCTTCGCCGAGAGGGAGTCCGGCGATTATCGACGAGGCGTCACGAAGCTCGCCCAGCGCTTGGTCGACGCAAATGCTGCCGCCGAGAAAGTCGACGCAGCAGCCGCGGCGGAAGCATTGGCGTCCTCCGACCCCTCCTCTAGTGACGAAGAGCTGGGAATTATCGATCGCATTGCGGCAGCCGAAGACGCAATGCCAGCGTGGAACGAGACACTCGAGAAGATCGGACTTGAGCTTGAGCGAATCCGCGAGTCTGTGGAACGGGGCACAGCCGGGTTCCAGCGAAGCGACGCTCAGGGCAAGGGGTATGCCGGACGCCTGCGAGTCGCGCGACAAGTCGCTACGGATCTAGACGCTCCTGCTGGAGATCTTCGCGAGCTCGGCAACGAATTCGCGTCCCATCTCCACACGATCGACGCCGGAATCCGGGAGATCATCGAGCAATCAGGCATCGCCTTTGACGAAGATCCATCGATCAAGGACGAGGTCTGCGAGTTCTTTGGCTTGGTCCGCGACTTGGCGAGGGCATCAACATTTGCGCTCGAGGGCATGCAGGGCATGCTGAAAGCAATCGCGCCCGTGGAACGTCTGTCGCGCGACCTACGTCCCCCTTTGCGAGCGATGCGCCAAGGGCTGACTTCCATGCTGGAGGGGCAGGAAGTAACAAGGGAGTGGGTTGCGCTCCTAGACGCATCACCGGTCGGCTGTGACGCAGACGACTCAACCTGGGAGCCACCCAGCGACGGGTAA
- a CDS encoding energy-coupling factor ABC transporter ATP-binding protein, with protein sequence MIVARDLRFAYPNGVVGLDGVSLRIDEGERVAVLGPNGAGKTTLMLHLNALLRGQGELTVAGTSDAKALRALVGLVFQDPDDQLFMPTVREDVAFGPLNQRLPDVPARVEDALRAVRMEGFADRAPHQLSLGQKRRVAVATVLAMDPKVLVLDEPSANLDPRTRRELIETLATIDRTLLVVSHDLPLAARLCARSVLLSAGRVVADGPTLELLADEALLAAHDLELPEGFDLTRLPRPASPRSRPAASASGP encoded by the coding sequence GTGATCGTCGCGCGTGACCTGCGCTTCGCCTACCCGAACGGCGTCGTCGGGCTGGACGGCGTGAGCCTGCGCATCGACGAGGGCGAGCGCGTGGCCGTGCTCGGCCCCAACGGCGCCGGCAAGACCACGCTGATGCTGCACCTGAACGCGCTGCTGCGCGGGCAGGGCGAGCTGACCGTCGCGGGCACGAGCGACGCGAAGGCGCTGCGCGCGCTCGTCGGGCTCGTGTTCCAGGACCCCGACGACCAGCTGTTCATGCCGACCGTACGCGAGGACGTCGCCTTCGGCCCGCTCAACCAGCGGCTGCCGGACGTGCCGGCGCGTGTGGAGGACGCGCTGCGCGCCGTCCGCATGGAGGGCTTCGCCGACCGCGCGCCGCACCAGCTCAGCCTCGGCCAGAAGCGGCGCGTGGCCGTCGCCACGGTGCTCGCGATGGACCCGAAGGTGCTCGTGCTGGACGAGCCGAGCGCGAACCTGGACCCGCGCACGCGGCGCGAGCTGATCGAGACGCTCGCCACGATCGACCGCACGCTGCTGGTCGTGAGCCACGACCTACCGCTCGCGGCGCGGCTGTGCGCGCGGAGCGTGCTGCTGAGCGCGGGCCGCGTCGTCGCCGACGGGCCCACGCTCGAGCTGCTCGCCGACGAGGCGCTCCTGGCCGCGCACGACCTGGAGCTCCCCGAGGGCTTCGACCTTACGCGGCTACCTCGGCCCGCTTCGCCTCGATCCCGTCCAGCAGCTTCTGCATCGGGACCATGA
- a CDS encoding tyrosine-type recombinase/integrase: protein MATLAPPREHSTTDILAAGGVYLDHLEHVMQRKRTTIQDYRIMLDRHLGPFFGATPIGAIAPHKVADFIATKRRDGLAPNTVKNQLNSLHALFKFAVRREWAPRNPVDFVDRPPSPSSDPDIRFLDREELEALLRAAGDDLLAPTDRALWLTAATTGLRQGELAALRWRDVDWNARVVRVRRSFSRGQYTTPKSRRSVRAVPMPDRVAAALARHFSQSTYQHDDELVFGHPHSGRPYDASNMRERFKAALARAGLRPLRFHDLRHTYGTLMAAAGAPLRTLQGWMGHRDYKTTAVDADFAPDPSQGAAWAERAFGSSSLDLDRVTPNDPRTTKAARWAARSHVIGREPANL from the coding sequence ATGGCCACGCTCGCGCCCCCGCGGGAGCATTCGACGACTGACATCCTCGCCGCCGGCGGCGTCTACCTCGACCACCTGGAGCACGTCATGCAGCGCAAGCGCACGACGATCCAGGACTACCGGATCATGCTCGACCGCCACCTCGGCCCGTTCTTCGGCGCGACGCCGATCGGGGCGATAGCGCCCCATAAGGTCGCCGACTTCATCGCCACTAAGCGGCGCGACGGGCTCGCCCCGAACACCGTCAAGAACCAGCTGAACTCCCTCCACGCGCTGTTCAAGTTCGCGGTCCGCCGCGAGTGGGCGCCGCGGAACCCCGTCGACTTCGTCGACCGGCCACCCTCACCATCGAGCGATCCCGACATCCGCTTCCTGGACCGCGAGGAGCTCGAAGCCTTGCTGCGAGCCGCCGGCGATGACCTGCTGGCGCCTACCGATCGCGCGTTGTGGCTGACTGCCGCGACGACCGGGCTGCGCCAAGGCGAACTCGCCGCGCTGCGCTGGCGCGACGTGGACTGGAACGCGCGCGTGGTCCGTGTCCGACGCAGCTTCTCCCGCGGCCAGTACACAACGCCCAAGAGCCGCCGATCGGTGCGCGCCGTCCCGATGCCCGACCGCGTCGCGGCCGCACTGGCGCGCCACTTCTCGCAGTCCACGTACCAGCACGACGACGAGCTGGTCTTCGGCCACCCACACAGCGGCCGTCCATACGACGCGAGCAACATGCGCGAGCGCTTCAAGGCGGCGCTGGCACGCGCAGGTCTCCGGCCGCTCCGCTTCCACGACCTGCGCCACACCTACGGCACTCTTATGGCCGCGGCCGGTGCCCCGCTGCGAACCCTCCAGGGTTGGATGGGCCACCGCGACTACAAGACGACCGCGGTCGACGCAGACTTCGCGCCGGACCCGTCACAGGGAGCTGCTTGGGCCGAGCGAGCGTTCGGCTCAAGCAGCCTCGATCTCGACAGGGTCACGCCCAACGACCCGAGAACGACGAAAGCCGCCCGGTGGGCGGCTCGTAGTCATGTCATCGGCAGGGAGCCCGCCAACCTTTAG
- a CDS encoding energy-coupling factor transporter transmembrane component T family protein, translating into MSTLHESGVVGDSPIHRLDPRAKLLGLLSVTLIAVSSAAWPVHAACAAALLAVAAAARIGPRVIVRRARLILLPVLLVALFAPTSFATVGAKAVIGTVSAVLLGATTSFPDVLHALERLRTPRLLVLIAAFMYRYLFTIVDEVQRMRAALTARGYAPRHALQVQALGRVATALFLRTYERAERVHLAMLARGFDERMPRLQALTFRRADGLFLTALLPLLAVRVAA; encoded by the coding sequence ATGAGCACGCTGCACGAGTCGGGCGTGGTCGGTGACAGCCCGATCCATCGACTCGACCCGCGCGCCAAGCTCCTGGGGCTGCTGAGCGTGACGCTGATCGCCGTGTCGAGCGCGGCCTGGCCCGTCCACGCGGCGTGCGCGGCGGCGCTGCTCGCGGTCGCCGCGGCGGCGCGGATCGGCCCGCGCGTCATCGTCCGCCGCGCCCGCCTGATCCTCCTCCCCGTGCTCCTCGTCGCGTTGTTCGCGCCCACGTCGTTCGCGACCGTCGGCGCGAAGGCGGTGATCGGCACGGTGTCCGCCGTCCTGCTGGGCGCGACCACGAGCTTCCCGGACGTCCTGCACGCGCTCGAGCGCCTGCGGACGCCGCGGCTGCTCGTGCTGATCGCGGCGTTCATGTACCGCTACCTGTTCACGATCGTCGACGAGGTGCAGCGGATGCGCGCCGCGCTGACCGCACGCGGGTACGCGCCGCGGCACGCGCTGCAGGTCCAGGCGCTCGGACGCGTCGCCACCGCGCTGTTCCTGCGCACCTACGAGCGCGCCGAGCGCGTGCACCTGGCGATGCTCGCGCGCGGCTTCGACGAGCGCATGCCGCGCCTGCAGGCGCTGACCTTCCGCCGCGCCGACGGGCTGTTCCTGACCGCGCTGCTGCCGCTCCTGGCCGTCAGGGTCGCCGCGTGA
- a CDS encoding NAD(P)/FAD-dependent oxidoreductase, with protein MTWDCIVVGGGAAGLSAALVLGRARRRTLIVDKGEPSNRFAHGIGGLLGQDGRAPQDFYADGRKELEQYPSVEYRAGEVVDASPGFTLTLDDGSTETATTVILATGMDYRYPDFPGAAERWGDTAFHCPFCHGWEVRDQPLVVLDPSEHGEARVAMLKGWSDDVTLITETPRELRDGELVLHDGTTVPCGGLMMAVRLHQRSGLAAKLGAQPADPNHIAEDALTTELSATTAPGVFAAGDIAAPMPSVANAVAAGSNAAAAAVHFLLLH; from the coding sequence ATGACTTGGGATTGCATCGTCGTCGGCGGCGGGGCCGCGGGGCTGAGCGCAGCGCTCGTCCTGGGCCGTGCGCGCCGGCGCACATTGATCGTCGACAAGGGCGAGCCGAGCAACCGGTTCGCCCACGGCATCGGCGGCCTGCTCGGGCAGGACGGCCGGGCGCCGCAGGACTTCTACGCCGATGGCCGCAAGGAGCTGGAGCAGTACCCGAGCGTCGAATACCGCGCCGGGGAGGTGGTCGACGCGTCCCCGGGCTTCACGCTCACGCTGGATGACGGCAGCACCGAGACCGCCACGACCGTGATCCTGGCCACCGGCATGGACTACCGCTATCCGGACTTCCCGGGCGCGGCCGAGCGCTGGGGCGACACCGCCTTCCACTGCCCGTTCTGCCACGGCTGGGAGGTGCGCGACCAGCCGCTGGTGGTGCTGGACCCGTCCGAGCACGGCGAGGCCCGCGTGGCCATGCTCAAGGGCTGGAGCGACGACGTCACGCTGATCACGGAGACGCCGCGGGAGCTGCGCGACGGCGAGCTCGTCCTGCACGACGGCACGACCGTCCCCTGCGGCGGCCTGATGATGGCCGTCCGCCTGCACCAGCGCTCGGGCCTGGCGGCCAAGCTGGGCGCGCAGCCCGCCGACCCGAACCACATCGCCGAGGACGCGCTCACCACGGAGCTGTCCGCCACCACCGCGCCGGGCGTGTTCGCGGCGGGCGACATCGCCGCGCCGATGCCGTCAGTGGCGAACGCGGTCGCGGCCGGGTCGAACGCCGCGGCCGCCGCGGTTCACTTCCTCCTGCTCCACTGA
- a CDS encoding energy-coupling factor ABC transporter permease — MHIPDGFLSTEVAVACAVPAAAAVAIGLRRANADLDERRVPLLGVTAAFVFAAQMLNFPIAGGTSGHFLGAALAAILLGPWLACLTLAVVLGVQALLFADGGITALGANVFNMGVAGALVVGGLMRAANTLAPRRLVPIAAVGAWLAVMTGAALTSVELAASGTVPLGTVLPAMLGTHALIGVGEAAITLAAVSAVLATRPDLIDQPAARPARVRPFVVVALAVAVGLATAVSPFASSHPDGLERVASDQGFVDAGRASSGPIPDYAFPEIDDERLATGLAGFTGTLVAFGVGFLVVRGRRRLA, encoded by the coding sequence ATGCACATTCCTGACGGCTTCCTGTCGACCGAGGTGGCCGTGGCGTGCGCGGTCCCGGCGGCGGCCGCGGTCGCCATCGGCCTGCGCCGCGCGAACGCCGACCTCGACGAGCGCCGCGTGCCCCTGCTGGGCGTGACCGCCGCGTTCGTGTTCGCGGCGCAGATGCTCAACTTCCCGATCGCGGGCGGCACGAGCGGCCACTTCCTCGGCGCCGCGCTCGCCGCGATCCTGCTCGGGCCGTGGCTCGCGTGCCTGACGCTGGCGGTCGTGCTCGGCGTGCAGGCGCTGCTGTTCGCCGACGGCGGGATCACGGCGCTCGGCGCCAACGTCTTCAACATGGGCGTCGCCGGTGCGCTCGTCGTCGGTGGCTTGATGCGCGCGGCGAACACGCTCGCGCCGCGGCGGCTCGTCCCGATCGCGGCCGTCGGCGCGTGGCTCGCCGTGATGACCGGCGCCGCGCTCACGTCGGTGGAGTTGGCCGCGTCCGGCACCGTGCCGCTGGGGACCGTGCTGCCGGCGATGCTGGGCACGCACGCGCTGATCGGCGTGGGCGAGGCCGCGATCACACTCGCCGCGGTGAGCGCCGTGCTCGCCACCCGCCCAGACCTGATCGACCAGCCCGCGGCCCGTCCGGCGCGCGTGCGGCCGTTCGTGGTCGTCGCGCTCGCGGTCGCCGTCGGCTTGGCGACCGCCGTCTCGCCGTTCGCGTCCTCGCACCCGGACGGGCTCGAGCGCGTCGCCTCCGACCAAGGCTTCGTGGACGCCGGCCGGGCCTCCTCCGGTCCGATCCCCGACTACGCGTTCCCGGAGATCGACGACGAGCGCCTCGCCACCGGCCTGGCGGGCTTCACCGGCACGCTCGTCGCGTTCGGCGTCGGCTTCCTCGTCGTGCGCGGGCGCCGCCGGCTCGCATGA
- a CDS encoding Fur family transcriptional regulator, translating to MTLAHHVPRLHAPDLEAALELLRQKGLRVSASRRLVLEALYADRRPRTAEQLANGTDVASVYRNLDTLEELGLVRHVHLGHGPGLYSIDEYEFVSCDGCGAYEAIEPQRLDEARAAIHRALGYHARFTHFPIVGLCEYCHAHS from the coding sequence GTGACGCTCGCCCACCACGTGCCCAGGCTCCACGCCCCGGACCTCGAGGCGGCCCTGGAGCTGCTGCGCCAGAAGGGGCTGCGCGTCTCCGCCTCGCGCCGGCTCGTGCTCGAGGCGCTGTACGCCGACCGTCGCCCGCGCACCGCGGAGCAGCTCGCCAACGGCACGGACGTCGCGTCCGTCTACCGCAACCTGGACACGCTGGAGGAGCTCGGCCTCGTCCGCCACGTGCACCTCGGCCACGGTCCGGGCCTCTACAGCATCGACGAGTACGAGTTCGTCAGCTGCGACGGCTGCGGCGCGTACGAGGCGATCGAGCCGCAGCGGCTGGACGAGGCGCGCGCCGCGATCCACAGGGCGCTCGGGTACCACGCGCGCTTCACGCACTTCCCCATCGTCGGCCTGTGCGAGTACTGCCATGCACATTCCTGA
- a CDS encoding DUF2971 domain-containing protein: MTSDPLPNRGDDPLDLLRIGVVIEGTEILWANSSPVPPRLWHYTDSGGALGMLAQRELWATHALFMNDASELRLAYPMLRDALEVARQQMPGNDLLTLITEELGTVVSSLPDDPEIYAVCFCEEGDLLGQWRAYGVAGGGYAVGFDGPSIQSDSISTYGLSLTRVIYDPDQQRQLAQKLVDGSIGAWVHHVNRQPQNDAEESLKVVAESFSHLAQSFGYQIKDAAFSEEREWRLIYAREPDGVVDAARRRFRSGARGLVPYVPIPMGAEQGTWRGSFRPRACEPFSPGGASWTYCASGTGFAGDALPHPRVQPRCDRGVIVGHPAPGVAPERRSTDSPLLQPDATPDKFCASHRWS; this comes from the coding sequence GTGACCTCCGACCCATTGCCGAACCGCGGCGACGATCCGCTTGATCTTCTCCGTATCGGCGTCGTTATCGAAGGCACCGAGATCCTCTGGGCGAACAGCAGCCCCGTTCCGCCGCGGCTCTGGCACTACACGGACTCTGGGGGTGCGCTGGGGATGTTGGCTCAGCGCGAACTTTGGGCGACCCACGCGTTGTTCATGAACGATGCATCGGAGCTGCGGCTCGCGTATCCGATGCTGAGGGACGCTCTGGAGGTCGCCCGCCAACAGATGCCTGGCAACGACCTGCTGACGTTGATCACGGAGGAACTGGGCACCGTCGTGTCCTCGCTCCCCGATGACCCCGAGATCTACGCCGTCTGCTTCTGCGAAGAGGGCGACCTCCTTGGTCAGTGGCGCGCTTACGGGGTTGCCGGCGGTGGGTACGCGGTCGGGTTCGACGGGCCCTCGATTCAATCCGACTCGATCTCGACGTATGGACTGAGCCTTACGCGAGTGATCTACGATCCGGATCAGCAACGGCAATTAGCCCAGAAGCTCGTCGACGGTTCGATTGGAGCATGGGTCCACCACGTCAACCGGCAGCCGCAAAACGACGCGGAAGAATCGCTCAAGGTCGTCGCAGAGAGCTTCTCGCATCTGGCGCAATCGTTCGGATACCAGATCAAGGATGCCGCGTTCAGCGAAGAGCGCGAATGGCGCTTGATCTACGCGAGGGAACCGGACGGTGTTGTCGACGCAGCCCGGCGGCGTTTCAGGAGTGGCGCGCGCGGTCTTGTCCCGTATGTGCCGATTCCGATGGGTGCCGAACAAGGAACCTGGCGGGGTTCGTTTAGACCTCGCGCTTGCGAACCTTTCAGTCCGGGAGGTGCGAGTTGGACCTACTGCGCATCCGGAACTGGCTTCGCTGGCGATGCGCTACCTCATCCGCGAGTCCAACCTCGATGCGATCGAGGTGTCATCGTCGGCCATCCCGCTCCGGGCGTAGCTCCGGAGCGGCGGAGCACCGACAGTCCGCTGCTACAGCCGGACGCGACTCCGGACAAGTTCTGCGCCAGTCATCGGTGGTCGTGA
- a CDS encoding cupin domain-containing protein, whose translation MKGAMADYKIVNADDAQDHYAGSDVPGEFRRLTDLLGAEQVAVTLIRVPPHSDFEQGTGHYHDEIEEIYIVARGTLTFRAGDDVHRVSAPAAVRVAPKTPRSHRNEGDEPVEIWAISKQLGRQDATKIDDFWEASPDAAQNRG comes from the coding sequence ATGAAGGGCGCGATGGCCGACTACAAGATCGTCAACGCCGATGACGCGCAGGACCACTACGCCGGGAGCGACGTCCCGGGCGAGTTCCGCCGCCTGACCGACCTCCTCGGCGCCGAGCAGGTCGCGGTGACGCTCATCCGCGTCCCGCCGCACTCCGACTTCGAGCAGGGCACCGGGCACTACCACGACGAGATCGAGGAGATCTACATCGTCGCTCGCGGCACGCTGACGTTCCGGGCGGGCGACGACGTGCACCGCGTCAGCGCCCCGGCGGCCGTGCGCGTCGCGCCCAAGACCCCCCGGTCGCACCGCAACGAGGGCGACGAGCCGGTGGAGATCTGGGCGATCTCCAAGCAGCTCGGCCGCCAGGACGCGACGAAGATCGACGACTTCTGGGAGGCGTCCCCGGACGCGGCGCAGAACAGGGGGTAG
- a CDS encoding J domain-containing protein, with amino-acid sequence MDPYEALGIDPSFDGDLRALRNRLVKQYSEAGATPDEERMKAINVAYEALRDGHVARVAGARVVFRGRPGDAFVLDGRRFVLARPPREPAAIAAPVLAAGLLVLVFGWVGAVVGGAAWLLWRQWSRRK; translated from the coding sequence GTGGACCCGTACGAGGCACTCGGCATCGACCCGTCGTTCGACGGCGACCTGCGCGCGCTCCGCAACCGGCTCGTCAAGCAGTACTCCGAGGCGGGCGCGACGCCCGACGAGGAGCGCATGAAGGCGATCAACGTCGCCTACGAGGCGCTGCGGGACGGGCACGTGGCCCGGGTTGCCGGGGCGCGCGTGGTCTTCCGTGGCCGTCCGGGCGACGCGTTCGTCCTCGACGGGCGCCGCTTCGTGCTCGCCCGCCCGCCGCGCGAGCCCGCCGCGATCGCGGCGCCGGTGCTGGCGGCGGGCCTTCTGGTTCTGGTGTTCGGCTGGGTCGGCGCGGTCGTGGGCGGCGCGGCGTGGCTGCTCTGGCGTCAGTGGAGCAGGAGGAAGTGA
- a CDS encoding rod shape-determining protein: MSWNGLFGSGRRRHVGRLRAGGDVAVDLGTANTVVYVRGRGIVLSEPSVVAIDQRTGEVHAVGADAQRMIGRTPATISADRPLRHGVIADFEVTEAMLRQFVGKVLHSRFARPRMVICAPSGITEVERRAVEEATLSAGAREVHLIEESLAAAIGAGVDIAEPKGRMVVDIGGGTSEVAIISLGGLVVAKSLRVGGYDLDDAITNHIRLEHRMAIGSQSAEAIKLAAGSAIPLREEIQTSIRGRDLASGLPREIVLTSEEVRQAIAAPLADIMTTIHATLEETPPELAADITTEGVLLAGGGSLLRGFEDRVARETGMPVRIADDPLACVATGAGMSLEELDTMPRGRRNRAS, translated from the coding sequence ATGTCCTGGAACGGACTGTTCGGCTCCGGCCGTCGACGTCACGTGGGCCGGTTGCGGGCCGGTGGCGACGTCGCGGTCGACCTTGGCACGGCCAACACGGTCGTCTACGTCCGCGGGCGCGGAATCGTCCTGTCAGAGCCATCCGTGGTCGCGATCGACCAGCGCACCGGTGAGGTGCACGCGGTCGGCGCGGACGCCCAGCGGATGATCGGACGCACCCCCGCGACCATCTCGGCGGACCGCCCGCTGCGCCACGGCGTGATCGCCGACTTCGAGGTCACCGAGGCGATGCTGCGCCAATTCGTGGGAAAGGTCTTGCATTCCCGCTTCGCCCGGCCCCGGATGGTCATCTGCGCGCCGTCGGGCATCACCGAGGTCGAGCGGCGGGCCGTCGAAGAGGCGACTTTGAGCGCCGGCGCCCGTGAGGTCCACCTGATCGAGGAGTCCCTGGCGGCCGCGATCGGCGCCGGCGTGGACATCGCCGAGCCCAAGGGTCGCATGGTCGTCGACATCGGCGGTGGCACGAGCGAGGTCGCGATCATCTCGCTCGGCGGCCTCGTCGTGGCCAAGTCCCTGCGCGTCGGCGGCTACGACCTCGACGACGCGATCACCAACCACATCCGCCTCGAGCACCGGATGGCGATCGGCTCCCAGTCCGCCGAGGCGATCAAGCTCGCCGCCGGCTCCGCGATCCCCCTGCGCGAGGAGATCCAGACGTCGATCCGTGGGCGCGATCTTGCGTCCGGCCTGCCCCGCGAGATCGTCCTGACCTCCGAAGAGGTCCGCCAGGCGATCGCCGCCCCGCTCGCCGACATCATGACCACGATCCACGCCACCCTCGAGGAGACCCCGCCCGAGCTGGCCGCCGACATCACCACCGAGGGCGTCCTCCTGGCCGGCGGAGGCTCGCTCCTGCGCGGCTTCGAGGACCGCGTGGCCCGCGAGACCGGCATGCCCGTCCGCATCGCCGACGACCCCCTCGCCTGCGTCGCCACGGGCGCCGGGATGTCCCTCGAAGAGCTCGACACGATGCCCCGCGGACGACGCAACCGCGCGAGCTGA
- a CDS encoding helix-turn-helix domain-containing protein, which translates to MTANEAVDTRVRRRLRELRTEQGLTLAQVAERAHIDVSTLSRLESGKRRLALDHLPALASALGVSADELLGAVPPADPRVRSQPQKMGPMTMWPLTHRGSPGGLQAYRIVVVPDGRVPPDELPVHEGHDWFYVLSGKLRLVLGEKDFIIEAGEAVEFSTWTPHWFGAVDGPVELIGIFGPQGQKLHLHE; encoded by the coding sequence ATGACGGCAAACGAGGCGGTGGACACCCGGGTCCGGCGGCGGCTGCGCGAGCTGCGCACCGAGCAGGGCCTGACCCTGGCGCAGGTGGCGGAGCGGGCGCACATCGACGTCTCCACGCTGAGCCGGCTCGAGTCGGGCAAGCGCCGGCTCGCGCTGGATCACCTGCCCGCGCTGGCGAGCGCGCTGGGCGTGAGCGCCGACGAGCTCCTGGGCGCGGTGCCGCCCGCCGACCCCCGCGTGCGCTCCCAGCCGCAGAAGATGGGCCCGATGACGATGTGGCCGTTGACGCACCGCGGCAGCCCCGGCGGTCTGCAGGCGTACCGCATCGTCGTCGTGCCCGACGGCCGCGTGCCGCCCGACGAGCTCCCCGTCCACGAGGGCCACGACTGGTTCTACGTGCTCTCCGGCAAGCTCCGGCTCGTCCTCGGCGAGAAGGACTTCATCATCGAGGCGGGCGAGGCGGTCGAGTTCTCCACCTGGACGCCCCACTGGTTCGGCGCGGTCGACGGCCCGGTCGAGCTGATCGGCATCTTCGGACCGCAGGGCCAGAAGCTGCATCTGCACGAATGA